DNA from Platichthys flesus chromosome 20, fPlaFle2.1, whole genome shotgun sequence:
ACTTCCAGTTGATCTTGTCTCGGCTCACACAGGACTGGTTTTTTCTGCAGCGCGCACACACCAGTGTGTTGATATctgagaacagacacacaacattgtTCACACCTCAGAAACCAACTGTGGAAAAAAAGGACCTGCAAAAGGACAAACTGTGACACAAGCTTTAAGATCCAAGAGTTCAGATTTCTTCAGGCAAatctattaatattaatattattatgtaATTCAGGGACATAAGATTATCAGTTTGGGTTTaatccagaggctgaagaggaGTGAAAGTCAAGAAATGATCAGTTGACCTTGACAAACGTGTGGATGAATTGAATCAGTCAGACATTCACAAAACACACCAGCTGGTCTCAAATCAGAAAACCTGACATCTGGAGAACTTCTTCAATGTTTCATGTCAATATTGTTTATGTTTCAATAGTGTCTTTGCATAATGAGCACATTTATATGTATCTGAATAGAAAATGTGGGTAACTGTCATTTATCGTCAAAGTTTCCTTATGCATGAGAATATGGAGGACCAaacatgacttaagtataaataaataaatacagaaataaataaatgaataaataaaaaaggaagtaaataaataaatacagaaataaatacagaaatggaTAAATCAAtttcttaaatatatttccacatttatttactttttatttttttatttccacatttatttatacatttatttatctatacttaagtcatgtatggtcctccatatgaGAACAGTTGCACGAGGttaaagtgttttcattgtggTTGTCTTTACTTCCTCTAGTTTAGTGTCCTCCCCTTGAGGACCCCTGATGTCAGACTCATTAACCAGATTTCCCTCCACCAACGTGCCGGTGTCACGTACCCGCACAGTACGCCAGGTCACAGGACGACGGCTTGGTGAACTTGTACACGTAGTAGTTGCCCCGACACCTCTTGACCTGGATGGGGGTGGATTTGAAAGCGCAGCATTTCTTCTTCCAGTGGCCGCAGACCTGTCGGGTGACGATGCCGGCCCTCCGGGTCGGGTGAGGCCCGGCCAGCCACAGCGGGGCGTGGGTGCTGCACTTGTTCACGGGGACGCAGCGCTCGGGCATCTGGATGCTCTTCCCCTTGTAGAAGAGGCGGTACCAGCCTGTGAGGAAAATCAGAAGGATCAGAATGTGTGTCTTTATGGCTCAAGGAAATATGTTTTTGCACAGGAGATGGAGTCACCTTTCCATTTGGCGTTGCGGTCGCACATCTTCAGCTTGCCTGTGGAGTTGGTGGCGCGCCAGGCCTGGTCCAGGACGGTGTAGTGGAAGCAggggtttttcttcttcctggaGTCTTCCTCAGACAAACGCAGGTCGTACTCCTCCTCATCACTCGTGCCGTAAGTAAGAAGGGTTGTTCCTGCAGATGACATTTTTATTGAGACAGATTAAAAAAGAGAATGAGgaataaatattgtatattttagggtcaagaatgttgttttttattgactGACCGAAGACGCTCTGAGTCTTTTTCTTCAGGCTCTTCATGTTCACCTGGGAATGAGAATAAAGACATTCAGGAGCTGATGCACAGAACAGATACATGTGGAGGGAAGATTAGATTATAGATTATAGATTATAGATTATAGGTTATAGGTTATAGATTATATATTAGATTGATCACCTGCGTCAGAGCGTCCTGCTGAAGTGAGGTTTGTTCACACTGTGGATTCTTCATCTGCTGCAGTGAACAGCACAGGAAACAGTCGTTTAACCACAGattcacattaatatcaaaTTAATAATACATGAGGTTGATTAGAGGTCATTCAGATGTTTCAACTCAGGTTCAAAACAGAGGCAACGctgaaaaatatgtattttaatggTTAATTCTGTTAAATTTTAGTttaaaaatcttaaaatctAGAGCCAGTCTTTGCAGAGAAGAGTTTGGAACTAAGTACAAACCATAGATTAGGGAgataacattaatatttaaaattaatatttaatttattgtttttatttattttagtttatttggGCAGCGTCTCTGATCTTCACATAGTTGGAGATGTGTGATAACGTTGTTGCTCTTTCCATTCACAGTCTCTTCATtgtatgttttattattgtttggtACATTTCtagtaaattaaaaaacataactGTCAGAAGACAATGAACAAATTCCATCACACGTCCACGATGCAGCCGTCAGATGTCTTTGCTTTGTCTCaacaaaccattaaaaaaaagaatcatcatTTCACCttgaaaacagcagcaggttgaagCTTCAAGCTCTGAAGCTTCAGCTCagtctggaaaacaaacagaagaataaaaagtTGATTGGTGTTAACACGGTGAAATgttctcttctgtctctgaagCTGAAGCTCGgcacagttgtgtgtctgcaccaaACCAGGAGGTTTTGTTGCATAATGGATGAATTGTTATGTTGTATCTGTGTTTTAGCTTCTGCAGCGTCAGGGAACAAAGATCACACTCACAGAATTCATGTTCCCCGAGCAGCCGAGTGCACAAGACGACAAGGTTACAAACACAGCCACGGCCAACGCAACCATCTGGGGACGACAGCAGTAACACAATGTGAGACGACAATTACACGGTTGCTCATACAAATGACACTTCTGTGTTTAATTGTCTTCTTAAAGAAACATTGCATTTATGTCCAGTTAACttctgattttattattattattataacaatttTTTGAAATGAGGTTTGaattatttcagcaaaaataataatacacagATATAATATCTACATGTATTATCTATGAACTAGTAAAGTAAAATGAGAATATAAAGGAATCCTGAATAATGAATGGATTGAATTCTTCTGGATCGTTAACtcagttgtgtttgttctggGAATTCAGTGAATTTATATCAAAACAACAGTTATGAACTTAAAAGTTGTGTAAGTTgtgtaaaataatgtaaaatattatttCTAGGATACAACTAAATacgatttttatttattattctcaaCAATAAgcattttgtgcatttgtgtttatcATTTTTCAAAAATCTTACTTAATGTAGACAATTGCATGACTATTCTTATTTAAAACGACAGTTATGAtgcattttcaattttttgatACATTAAACAAATACCAGTAATTCATGTGGTGCTGAGATGATGTAATAGAAGTAAATGTACCTTCATGTCTATGTGATCACCAGCTCGTGTGTGATAACAAGTTCAGAACGAGGACACGTGTGaactgaaagaaaagcaaatcttaacatttcaaatatctTTTCCAAACACTTCagcagataataaataaattcactCGTTTAACTCTTACCTCTTCATGTCGGCGCGATAAGAAACTGTGCCGCGGCTCGACCTTGACCTTAAGTAGGCGACGCAGCGATGCACCAATAAAAAGAGGAAACTACAAACTTCAGTTTGACGCCAGCGCTCCCGCTCGGGCCGAGTGTGACTTTCTCAAGACGACTCGCTGACGCAGACGGATAAAATTAACGGGTTGTCGACAGTTTTGCAGTTTGTTTGGTCAGCGGTGAAACTTTTCATTTGTGCAGCTACTTCACGAGTGTGAAAAGAAACTTTCATATGAGGACGTAAACATCAAAGTTATACAGGCGCAGAGGGAATCCCATCGATATAATTAATAGTAGTTCTACATTCTGACAGCGTTGGTGATGCATGTAACATTTACTCTTAATTAAACTGGAGGAACACAACAAATCCACCTTTAACATATCTCGACTAACTATAgactgtgtctccacttcctccctctgtctggaAATGAAGCCGAAGTATCTCAGGTACGGAGGTGGCCATCTttcactgatgatgtcatactGCGCCAAAACGAGCAGAGGATGTATTCGCAATTTTTCTGGGTCACAAGCTCGGCCTACTGTTTATTATATCTTCAAATAACAAGTCATCTAtgagctgtactgcagccaaccaccagggggcgaaccATGTgcgttggcttcacttttgaggagcagtcacgtcgtccatcttaattcacaatctgtgttttaaaaatctTAGATactaaaagaaaagatggaagtTCACGTGAGGTTGGATGTAGCGCCCCCCTCAGGTCACTTTCATCCCTTCTCCTGTCGTAACACACTGCAAGGAGAAATGTTGTTCTgaactttttttattgtttgtatttacagtatttacaaTCGTTTCAGTCACAAATGTGCAGCTATAAAAATAACCTTTCACATACTGTATGATTAagataaatataatacaaaaggaaaacacatgtGGACCCACAGCACCTTGTCCTCGTACGGCCCAGTGTCTCAAACCCTCAGAGACGGACTTGTCTCCATCCGACTCCAACCTCCTGTGGTTCAACAGCCTGAAGTGGAATCAGCTCAGACGCAGAGAGAACCTGGGCccttcactgctgcagctgctattatataataattaatacTAATTAATGCACGGAAGACTAATTACATTCATCCTGGtccgggagaaaaagaaaagaacagataCTAAGATAACTCTGTATCTTATCTCTTAGTGGGAACACTGGTTTCAATggttttaaagaaatgaaaaaatcaCAAGGGCGAACAAACGTCCACACAAAAATCTCTGGGTTTCTTCTGTCCTCTTATTTAGAGTTAGAGAATCTAAacgtgaaatcaataagtcctgttctcaaactgaaagaatgAGCTCTGGACTCAAGAGGGAAGAAAATCATGGGAATCACTAAAGCTCATTTTGTTCAGATCTACACTTCCCAGTATCACAGTACTGGAATCTCACCAACGTGCAACAAGAGGGATTCGTTTCAATAGTTCAAGTTGTTCCGATGAAGGAGCCTTTGGGTGAGTTTGCTACTCTAAGGCCTCGGTGACGTGAAGAAGACAGGAAGTCACACCGTTCTTTACTCCCATTGCATGCTGGGTGCTGCCactgccacaaacacacacacacaaaacacacacacacaaacactgctgatgcataaaaacaacatcGGAGCTGCACCTCCAAAGTCTCAGTGGTGACGAGTGTTAGTATCTGTTTCCTATTTGTCTATTTTCtcatgaagaagcagcagaacgACACAGACTGAAAACAACGAGAACGAGCTACAGGCTAAAAAACCAGAGCGCCCCCTCCTGGCTCAGCAGAGCGATGACATGAGACTGTGGAGACTCTCTTGCAGCAGCGGGACACTTTCACTTGGCCACTTTGTAGTTGCTCAGGTCCAGGGGCTCCTTGCTGGGGATGCACCAGTCGTCCGCCTCCTGGCTCACCTTGTAGTTCTTCAGAGCGGTTTTGTTGTACACAGGCAGCCTCTCGATGGAGTCTGTGGACAGCGCCTGGAGCGAGAAGAAAGTTTGTGtcagattacacaaaaacaactaaagGACTAAagaactactgaacagatttccattcCATTTTGAGGACGCTGGGACACGACGGCAAGAAGAACACATTGaattttggagcagatctggaTAAATGTGCAGATCCTGGATTTACAAGgcaaatttgtattttatgacATTATTTTGACAATAATTAGTATataggaatatatatatatatatatataatgaccTGGTCAATATTTAACATCTCGGGCCCAtttcctctccctgctctctgctgcagacTTTCTTACTCCTGGTGTCCTGTCCCAGCTTCACGCACCGTCCCCATGTGTGGCTCACCTTCAGGTAGATGACAGCGTCTGTGCCGTGGCCCTCCATGGAGTAGAGCTGCAGGTCCCCCTGGAAGTACTTGGCGTAGAGTCGAGAGATGGGCAGGCCGTAGCCGAAGCCAGCCTGCAACAGAGCGGGCGGATCGTGGGTTAAGGAGGGTTTACATCTGTGTTTCAGTGAATCCAAGAGTTTGACGAGGTAATGAATTCACTTGTGTCTGTACTCACCAGTGGAGGCCGCGTGTACTCTCCTATCTGTGGAGCGGGAGCGGTGGAGTACATGTAGCTGAAGAGGTTCTCGATCCTACGAAATGGGACTCCGCCCCCCTTGTCACTCACCTACAGACAGGGACAcaagtagagacagagagacagggagacaggtgaggatgAGAACGTGTCGGTGACGTCAGCAGAGTGTCACAAACATCTGGATTTCTTATGGACGCTCACGATCTGCAGCAGACATAGAGCGACATATCCTCAGGAGGATTAtgactttttagttttggaCACTTCCTGGTTCTGGAACTGTTTACGTTTCCTttccctgtgttgtgtgtgctgcCGTCTGGGCATGTGCACCTGAGCTCAGTTTATAAGGACCGGTTAGATTACTATGATCTTGCCAAAATGCCACAAGCCTCCCCTACACTAGAGTTCTTTAAGGGGTCAGAATGTGTCCCGGCCTGAACCCGGAAAGA
Protein-coding regions in this window:
- the LOC133931507 gene encoding uncharacterized protein LOC133931507, encoding MKMVALAVAVFVTLSSCALGCSGNMNSTELKLQSLKLQPAAVFKQMKNPQCEQTSLQQDALTQVNMKSLKKKTQSVFGTTLLTYGTSDEEEYDLRLSEEDSRKKKNPCFHYTVLDQAWRATNSTGKLKMCDRNAKWKGWYRLFYKGKSIQMPERCVPVNKCSTHAPLWLAGPHPTRRAGIVTRQVCGHWKKKCCAFKSTPIQVKRCRGNYYVYKFTKPSSCDLAYCADINTLVCARCRKNQSCVSRDKINWKCKTKKVLSRKIHFFASFPGQLSGKVNRIKYSKVLVNVGRAFSSRTGVFRAPVNGIYQFFFSTQTANAGQKTDLWLVVNGYWVAVSHTQVTRPSSVGSLATYMSFLRRGARVYVTHNCGKSWANAASMTITFGGSMLVQLK